A region of Bacteroidota bacterium DNA encodes the following proteins:
- a CDS encoding proline dehydrogenase, which translates to MTMDAIDRIKTNAESRLASTHIAGAELGDALRACRKAARSGWQITLSRWENPSDPPKYTVFEYLIAARAIAHDQKGSALAIKFPALGYRTTLLIPLLEFARTAGLQLRFDAQHPEGAGRTLEAVEELHALHSNVWCTLPARWQRSFSDAERLARREIPVRIVRGQWTDSSVRDHGRRERFLELVQIFTGRKSPVSIATHDRSLARDALAMLRQSGTPCELEQLFGLPSIADGLGGLPGIPKRLYVPYGCGSLPYLGRDAWHRPSIVLWMIRDFLVGREGKLSQIC; encoded by the coding sequence GTGACTATGGATGCAATCGACAGGATCAAAACGAACGCAGAGAGCCGGCTCGCCTCGACCCATATCGCCGGGGCGGAGCTCGGCGACGCGCTCCGCGCCTGCCGGAAGGCCGCCCGGAGCGGATGGCAGATCACGCTCAGCCGGTGGGAAAACCCTTCCGACCCTCCGAAGTACACCGTCTTCGAATACCTGATCGCGGCAAGGGCAATCGCCCACGACCAGAAGGGAAGCGCGCTCGCCATAAAGTTCCCGGCGCTGGGCTACCGGACCACGCTCCTGATCCCCCTCCTGGAATTCGCGCGGACGGCGGGGCTCCAACTCCGCTTCGACGCCCAGCACCCCGAAGGCGCCGGGCGGACGCTCGAAGCAGTGGAAGAGTTGCACGCGCTCCACAGCAACGTCTGGTGCACCCTCCCGGCCCGCTGGCAGCGAAGCTTCTCCGACGCCGAGCGGCTGGCGAGACGGGAAATACCGGTGCGGATCGTGCGCGGACAGTGGACCGATTCCTCCGTCCGGGATCACGGCCGCCGGGAACGATTCCTCGAGCTGGTGCAAATCTTCACCGGCCGGAAGTCGCCCGTCTCGATCGCAACCCATGACCGATCCCTCGCCCGTGACGCCCTTGCGATGCTCCGGCAATCCGGCACCCCCTGCGAGCTGGAGCAACTCTTCGGGCTCCCTTCGATTGCGGACGGGTTGGGCGGCCTCCCGGGAATTCCCAAGCGCCTCTACGTCCCGTACGGATGCGGTTCGCTCCCGTATCTTGGCAGGGACGCATGGCATCGTCCTTCGATCGTTCTCTGGATGATCAGAGATTTTCTGGTCGGCAGGGAGGGCAAACTCTCGCAAATCTGTTAA
- a CDS encoding CpsD/CapB family tyrosine-protein kinase codes for MREELKGPVAAVPSAAPQLIPGSAPRPLDRPLRSIIMREGVAGGIDGSMIGFEYYNCFNYSLLTGADNSLNLTLGITSASRGEGKTVVACNLAVSLALACGKETVLVDLNLEHPRLHDAFGIPSAPGLSEALHHGPIHLSRTSIEHLSVLTAGGLNGHDRSPEASRRRARGGGARASGGHLIGLENISEFREIILALEERHNFVIVDMPSIDSNGFPILYSNELNGLLVVVDSRRTRRPDIEKLFRLVHKRQVLGFVFNRFEHDEF; via the coding sequence ATGCGTGAAGAACTGAAAGGCCCCGTCGCGGCCGTACCATCGGCCGCGCCGCAACTTATTCCCGGATCTGCTCCGCGGCCCCTGGACCGGCCGTTACGCTCCATTATTATGCGTGAGGGAGTGGCCGGCGGGATCGACGGTTCCATGATCGGATTCGAGTACTACAATTGCTTCAATTACTCGCTCCTCACCGGCGCCGACAATTCCCTGAATCTGACGCTCGGAATCACGAGCGCTAGCCGCGGGGAGGGAAAAACCGTCGTCGCCTGCAACCTGGCCGTCTCACTCGCGCTGGCGTGCGGAAAGGAGACCGTGCTGGTAGACCTTAACCTCGAGCATCCCCGGCTGCATGACGCGTTCGGGATCCCCTCCGCCCCCGGGCTCTCCGAGGCGTTGCACCACGGGCCGATCCATCTCTCGCGGACCTCCATCGAACACCTCTCCGTTCTCACCGCGGGGGGATTGAACGGTCACGACCGGTCCCCGGAGGCGTCCCGGCGGCGGGCGAGGGGCGGAGGCGCGCGCGCTTCCGGGGGGCATCTGATCGGGCTTGAGAACATTTCGGAGTTCCGGGAAATCATCCTTGCGCTCGAGGAACGGCACAATTTCGTCATCGTCGACATGCCCTCGATCGATTCGAACGGATTCCCCATTCTCTACTCGAATGAGCTCAACGGGCTCCTGGTCGTCGTCGACAGCCGGCGAACCAGGCGCCCCGACATCGAGAAGCTCTTCAGGCTCGTCCACAAACGGCAGGTCCTGGGGTTCGTGTTCAACCGGTTTGAGCACGACGAGTTTTAG
- a CDS encoding polysaccharide biosynthesis/export family protein: protein MQLLHIASLLLAGMLCFGCNSQSSNVQDGLRTYSRSGAGTLPLDTQSVGYAIKRGDSIEVTVWGYPEFGTKTVVREGGIIIVPLVGELAVAGMTKEEFQKLIKQRLSEYVKGDARIIVSVVSLNNQRVTVIGAVTRQDNFPLMSEASVVEVLSSAGGSTPESDLHHVKIIRSGKSEDPIEVDLGAALENGTVDRLPKVRPGDTVFVPKNENVIREFSDFLRDAVLIFGFFTVVH, encoded by the coding sequence ATGCAACTATTGCACATCGCCTCCCTGCTTTTGGCGGGTATGCTCTGTTTCGGCTGCAATTCGCAGAGTAGCAACGTTCAGGACGGCCTTCGAACCTACTCCCGGTCGGGGGCCGGAACCTTGCCATTGGATACGCAATCGGTGGGATACGCCATCAAACGGGGCGACTCGATTGAAGTGACAGTGTGGGGGTATCCCGAATTCGGCACGAAAACGGTCGTTCGGGAGGGCGGCATAATCATCGTGCCTCTCGTCGGCGAACTCGCGGTTGCGGGCATGACGAAGGAGGAGTTTCAGAAGCTTATCAAGCAACGGTTGAGTGAATATGTCAAGGGAGACGCAAGAATAATCGTCTCGGTGGTGAGCCTCAACAACCAGAGGGTGACGGTCATCGGAGCCGTCACCCGGCAGGACAATTTTCCGCTCATGTCGGAGGCCTCCGTCGTGGAGGTGCTCTCAAGCGCGGGGGGCTCGACGCCCGAATCCGATCTTCACCACGTCAAGATCATCCGTTCGGGGAAGAGCGAAGACCCCATTGAAGTGGACCTGGGGGCTGCGCTTGAAAACGGGACCGTCGACCGCCTTCCGAAAGTGAGGCCGGGGGATACGGTCTTCGTCCCGAAGAATGAAAATGTCATCAGGGAGTTTTCCGATTTCCTGCGCGATGCCGTGCTCATCTTCGGATTCTTCACGGTGGTCCATTGA
- a CDS encoding glycosyltransferase family 2 protein: MALAVIELAAGSLIGFLLGYLVCLSGLAFFDRGMPQARGPGLKKFVCIIPAHNEETVLERTVRSVMSGDYPAGRLRVIVVADNCTDRTADVARSAGAAAWERRDTALKGKGHALRWCFDRLAGSGEEYDALVVVDADSEVSADFFRVLNLYLENGARVVQAADIVRPRPGIWSSEITRAGFTLYNVARPLGRKSIGCSAGLRGNGMCFSREILAAVPWSAYSLAEDLEYGIVLLLHGVPVTFAPEAQVIATMPAEARHAESQRARWEAGRLPVIRRYAPLLAREIVKEKSFRLFDALLDLLMPPLVTMLAFVSLLAGTHLLLAAAGWTAALPYALMWFGILALGMSHALLGLIAVRADKSLYRALLYVPWYAAWKLMLYGRLILRGTPQRWIRTAREAGDPRFHDFSHRSTH; the protein is encoded by the coding sequence ATGGCCCTCGCGGTGATCGAACTGGCGGCCGGCTCCCTGATCGGATTCCTCCTCGGATATCTTGTGTGCCTGAGCGGGCTCGCCTTCTTTGACAGGGGAATGCCGCAAGCCCGGGGCCCGGGGCTGAAGAAATTTGTCTGCATCATTCCCGCGCACAACGAGGAAACCGTCCTCGAACGGACAGTCCGAAGCGTCATGTCCGGCGATTACCCGGCCGGCCGGCTCCGGGTGATCGTAGTGGCTGATAACTGCACCGATCGAACGGCGGATGTCGCCCGCTCCGCCGGCGCCGCGGCCTGGGAACGGCGCGACACGGCTCTGAAAGGAAAGGGGCATGCCCTGCGGTGGTGCTTCGACCGCCTGGCCGGATCCGGCGAGGAATACGACGCCCTCGTTGTCGTCGACGCCGACAGCGAGGTTTCCGCCGATTTTTTTCGGGTGCTCAACCTCTACCTTGAGAACGGCGCGCGGGTCGTCCAGGCGGCGGACATCGTGCGGCCGCGGCCCGGAATCTGGAGCTCGGAGATCACCCGTGCCGGATTCACACTCTACAATGTTGCGCGCCCTCTCGGAAGAAAATCGATCGGCTGCTCCGCCGGCCTGCGGGGCAACGGGATGTGTTTTTCCCGGGAGATCCTCGCCGCGGTCCCCTGGTCGGCCTATTCGCTCGCGGAAGATCTCGAATACGGCATCGTCCTGTTGCTGCACGGCGTCCCGGTGACATTCGCTCCCGAGGCGCAGGTGATCGCCACGATGCCGGCCGAGGCGAGGCACGCCGAATCGCAACGCGCGCGGTGGGAAGCCGGGAGATTGCCCGTGATCCGCCGGTATGCGCCGCTGCTGGCCCGGGAAATCGTGAAGGAAAAATCGTTCCGGCTGTTCGACGCCCTTCTCGACCTGCTGATGCCGCCGCTCGTCACGATGCTCGCTTTTGTTTCTCTTCTGGCCGGAACCCATCTGCTTCTCGCGGCCGCGGGGTGGACGGCTGCCCTCCCCTATGCGCTGATGTGGTTCGGAATCCTGGCGCTCGGAATGTCGCATGCGCTCCTCGGCCTCATCGCCGTTCGGGCCGACAAATCTCTCTACAGGGCTCTGCTGTACGTCCCATGGTATGCCGCATGGAAACTCATGCTCTATGGCAGGCTGATCCTGCGCGGCACGCCGCAGAGGTGGATCCGGACGGCCCGCGAGGCGGGAGACCCGCGGTTTCACGATTTCTCCCATCGAAGCACTCACTGA
- a CDS encoding WecB/TagA/CpsF family glycosyltransferase → MAGAEKARPRQPTFFLLGVRVDSLEFGVALEMLEGFAAHRDSLPPRTVLFARPCTIAAARRDPQLKECISRADLVLPSGACVAAGARILGTPLREELKRDQILSALLESAQRSGKTVFLVGGERERPGELRAHVYISYPRLRIVGSLDRFASSRNDDRAVKEINGANPDIVLVAMETPEAEEWIARNAPRLRAGVCIAAGGEIELLRGHLKNKPGWIGRMRIGRLLRLLRGPAAAGVRPFLHAVRFLALVAARALVPRRLRLIYHRTMALW, encoded by the coding sequence ATGGCAGGAGCTGAAAAAGCCCGCCCGCGCCAACCGACCTTCTTTCTCCTCGGTGTGCGGGTCGATTCGCTTGAGTTCGGGGTTGCCCTGGAGATGCTGGAAGGATTCGCGGCTCACAGGGATTCCCTCCCGCCCCGGACGGTTCTCTTTGCGCGCCCCTGTACGATCGCGGCCGCGAGGAGAGATCCCCAATTAAAAGAATGCATCTCCCGCGCGGATCTGGTGCTCCCGTCAGGGGCGTGTGTGGCGGCTGGCGCAAGAATACTCGGAACCCCGCTTCGGGAGGAATTGAAGAGAGATCAAATCTTGTCCGCGCTTCTCGAGAGCGCGCAGAGATCGGGAAAGACGGTATTCCTGGTGGGCGGGGAGCGGGAGAGGCCCGGAGAACTCCGTGCTCACGTATACATCAGTTACCCCCGGCTCAGAATCGTAGGCTCACTCGATCGCTTCGCCTCCTCCCGCAACGACGATCGCGCCGTAAAAGAAATCAATGGGGCCAACCCCGACATCGTCCTTGTGGCGATGGAGACTCCGGAGGCGGAGGAGTGGATTGCCCGGAACGCTCCGCGGCTGAGGGCGGGGGTTTGCATCGCCGCCGGAGGAGAGATTGAGCTTCTGCGCGGCCACCTGAAGAATAAGCCCGGTTGGATCGGCCGGATGCGAATCGGGAGACTTTTGCGCTTGTTACGGGGTCCGGCCGCCGCGGGGGTTCGCCCGTTTCTTCATGCCGTGCGCTTTCTTGCGCTTGTCGCCGCAAGGGCTCTTGTGCCGCGGCGTCTGCGTCTCATCTACCACAGAACGATGGCGTTGTGGTAA
- a CDS encoding response regulator — protein MHKALVIDDDELDLELLTRILSKEGYSVISTADAPQGVLLYQHHRPAVVFLDLGLPSRSGIDVLREIRRFDRDARVILVTGYGSSEAASAAMRFGALEYIEKSTDIQRMIGKIRATIRKVAPPPTPRIAGHENN, from the coding sequence ATGCACAAGGCACTTGTCATCGACGACGATGAATTGGATCTCGAGCTGTTGACGAGGATCCTTTCAAAGGAAGGGTACTCCGTGATATCGACCGCGGACGCCCCGCAGGGCGTCCTTCTCTACCAGCACCACCGGCCCGCGGTCGTGTTCCTCGACCTGGGGCTGCCGAGCCGGAGCGGGATCGATGTGCTCAGGGAAATCAGGAGGTTCGACCGGGATGCGCGGGTGATACTCGTAACCGGGTACGGATCCTCGGAAGCGGCGAGCGCGGCGATGAGATTCGGAGCGCTCGAGTACATCGAAAAGAGCACGGATATTCAGCGGATGATCGGGAAGATCCGGGCGACGATCAGGAAGGTGGCCCCTCCCCCGACACCCAGGATTGCCGGGCATGAAAATAACTGA